In Oligoflexia bacterium, the genomic stretch ATAAAACAACGTTAATACAAAATGCCCAAGAACAATTAAAAAAAGATATAACACCTCGGGATGATATTCGTTCTACTAAAATTTATCGCGAATTTGTCAGTCGCCAATTACTAGGAGAATTTATTAAATGGCTATAAATTCATGGATGGTACTTGCACTCCTTGCTGGAGTTTTTACGACCTTTCAATCTGCAAGTAACGGCAGCCTTGCCCGCGTTGTCGGTGCACCCGCAGCAGTTACGCTCAATACATTTATCTTTTTACTTTTAGCAATTGTTTATCTTGCTTTTGAGTGGTCACGGGGCAACGTAAGTCTTGAGCGTTGGCGCGAGCTCTCGTGGTGGCAATATCTGGGCGGCATTTTTGGTTTTGGTGTTGTTTTATTTCTAACGATTTCGTTTCCAAAACTCGGTGCACTTATGGCCATTGTGCTTGTGATTTTGGGTCAAAGTTTAGCAGCCCTTTTTGTTGATCACCATGGTTTGTTTAACATGCCACAAGTTGCTGTGAGCCTGCAGCGTGTATTTGCTGTTGTTTTGATTTTGTCTGGAGTTTTTTTACTGCGCAGATAGACCATCAAGTGGAGTATTAATATTTGTAACAACATTCATATCTGTGACGGGAATATCTAATACTCTGGGTCTGTTTTGACGTAAAATTTCATCTAAGCGACTCACATCAGGATCTAATGTTAAAAGCTCACGACAAAATGAAACTTTAAGAAAAACTGGATGCCCGCGATGTTGTGTTCGTACAAACATGGGCTGCGAAGCAATCACTGGATCTTCTAATAAGGTAGAGCGTACTTTATCGACTAATCTGTGCATTGTTTCTTGATCAGGTGGCAATACATCAACGGGTGTTAGAAGTGTTCCATCATCTAAAAGTTTTGAATCTGTGAGACCTTCAATGCCTTTTTGTATTGAAGAAAATTGAGCAGACTCAGGATCATCTTGATAAACCCATAAAATTTGAACTGAAGTATCACCCACTGCGGCTCGAATTACTTCACTGTTTTCTTTATTTACAACAATACCAATTGCCGAACAACCTGCAAGGGTGAGTGTATCAACCCATTGTCGTACTAATGTTTTACCATTTAATTCGGCAAGTGCTTTGATTGAACCGTAACGACTTGAAAGACCACCAGCTAATATAAGACCTGAAAATTTCATGATTCCCCCTCATCAACCCATTGAAGTATTTGAGCGGCAATACTAATTGCAATATCTCGGGGCTCTTTACTTTTCCCCTTAAAGACACCTACGGGACATTGCACCTTTTCAAGCATCGATTCAGTTAAACTCGCATTACCTAATCGATGTTTAAAACGCC encodes the following:
- a CDS encoding DMT family transporter codes for the protein MAINSWMVLALLAGVFTTFQSASNGSLARVVGAPAAVTLNTFIFLLLAIVYLAFEWSRGNVSLERWRELSWWQYLGGIFGFGVVLFLTISFPKLGALMAIVLVILGQSLAALFVDHHGLFNMPQVAVSLQRVFAVVLILSGVFLLRR
- a CDS encoding NTP transferase domain-containing protein; its protein translation is MKFSGLILAGGLSSRYGSIKALAELNGKTLVRQWVDTLTLAGCSAIGIVVNKENSEVIRAAVGDTSVQILWVYQDDPESAQFSSIQKGIEGLTDSKLLDDGTLLTPVDVLPPDQETMHRLVDKVRSTLLEDPVIASQPMFVRTQHRGHPVFLKVSFCRELLTLDPDVSRLDEILRQNRPRVLDIPVTDMNVVTNINTPLDGLSAQ